AAAAATCGGCGACGCCGTGGTGCTGCTCCTCCAGGACGACGCTCTGCGGCGCAGCATGGGCGAGGCCGGGCGCCGCTACTTGCGGGGGTTCGACCGGGAGACCATGGTGGCGGAACAGGAGGTGCTTTACTACCAGCTGGTCCTTAAGCACCTTCCTGAGCAATTCCAGCCCAAGTCATGAAGCTTCCCCACGCCGACGCCCGCGGGAAGGCCCGCATGGTGGACGTCGGCGGGAAACCCGCCGCGAAACGCAGGGCCGTGGCGCAGGCGACGCTGCGCGCCCCCGCGAAGGTGCTCCGGGCCGTTCGAGAAAACACCCTCGCCAAGGGTGACGCCCTGGCCGCCGCCAAACTCGCCGGCCTGATGGCCGCCAAGCGCACAGCGAGTCTGATTCCCCTCTGCCACCCGATCGCGTTTTCCTTCGCCGACATCACGTTTCGCTTCAACCGCTCCCGCATCGTCATCGAGAGCGTCATCGAGGGCAAGGCCAGGACGGGATTCGAGATGGAGGCGCTCGTCGGGGCCGCGGTGGCGGCGCTCACGCTCTACGACATGGCCAAGGGGCTCGACAAGGGCATGGCCGTGGAGGAAATCGCGCTGCTCGAAAAAATCGGCGGCAGGAGCGGAACGTACCGAAAACGGCGGCGGCGGAAGTAAGGGCGTAAAGGGACATGCGACACCGCACCTTTTACGTCCGCACGTTCGGCT
The DNA window shown above is from Acidobacteriota bacterium and carries:
- the moaC gene encoding cyclic pyranopterin monophosphate synthase MoaC is translated as MKLPHADARGKARMVDVGGKPAAKRRAVAQATLRAPAKVLRAVRENTLAKGDALAAAKLAGLMAAKRTASLIPLCHPIAFSFADITFRFNRSRIVIESVIEGKARTGFEMEALVGAAVAALTLYDMAKGLDKGMAVEEIALLEKIGGRSGTYRKRRRRK